The following are encoded in a window of Rosa chinensis cultivar Old Blush chromosome 4, RchiOBHm-V2, whole genome shotgun sequence genomic DNA:
- the LOC112197891 gene encoding mogroside IE synthase has translation MKLDLEEQMGAGAAQSHILVFPFPVQGHMNPMVQFAKRLVSKGQRVTIVTTFSASKSVQTLNPTSFGSNLKMEFISDGSKQVKDSETIEESIERFRISITKSLTNLMMKIRNSSDASQYPLKFVVYHSGMPWVLDVARRQGIDGAPFFTTSGAVATIFHHVHEGTLQLPLEGPRAIMPSMPPLELNDLPTFLSDVESYPAFLKLAMNQYSNLKQVNCIFYSSFDKLEKEVLKWMESQDWPVKMIGPTIPSVFLDKRLEDDKDYGLSLFKPNVETCMQWLDSKKPGSVVYASFGSLANLSIEQTAELAWGLKNSSFNFLWVVRETEKDKLPKNFVEEISGKGLVVSWCPQLQVLAHKAVGCFLTHCGWNSTLEALSLGVPMVVLPHWADQPTNAKFVEDVWKVGVRVNVNKKSGLATKEEIAVRIKEVMNKEKGMKFKKASLIWKELAKEAVDEGGSSDKNIEEFVAKVLLI, from the exons ATGAAGCTGGATTTGGAAGAACAAATGGGTGCTGGTGCTGCTCAGAGCCACATCCTAGTGTTTCCTTTTCCGGTTCAAGGTCACATGAACCCGATGGTTCAATTCGCCAAGCGGCTAGTCTCTAAAGGCCAAAGGGTCACTATAGTCACCACCTTCTCTGCTAGCAAATCCGTACAAACACTCAATCCCACCTCGTTCGGGTCCAACCTCAAAATGGAGTTCATCTCAGATGGCTCCAAACAAGTTAAGGATTCCGAAACTATTGAGGAGTCTATTGAGCGTTTCCGAATCTCAATCACCAAGTCCTTAACCAACCTCATGATGAAGATCAGGAACAGCAGCGATGCGTCGCAATACCCTCTCAAGTTCGTGGTGTACCACTCGGGCATGCCGTGGGTTTTAGATGTGGCACGGCGACAAGGCATAGATGGAGCTCCATTTTTCACAACTTCAGGTGCAGTTGCAACTATCTTTCACCATGTCCATGAAGGAACACTACAGCTACCCTTAGAAGGTCCTAGGGCAATAATGCCGTCTATGCCACCATTAGAGCTCAACGATCTACCGACGTTTCTCTCCGATGTCGAGTCATACCCAGCTTTCCTTAAGCTTGCCATGAATCAATACTCCAATTTGAAGCAAGTAAACTGCATCTTCTATAGCAGTTTTGATAAGTTGGAAAAAGAG GTACTAAAATGGATGGAGAGCCAAGACTGGCCGGTCAAGATGATAGGACCGACAATTCCATCAGTTTTCTTGGACAAGCGGTTGGAGGATGACAAAGACTATGGTCTTAGCCTTTTCAAGCCAAATGTGGAGACTTGCATGCAATGGCTGGACTCCAAGAAACCTGGCTCAGTCGTCTATGCATCATTTGGAAGCTTGGCCAACCTAAGCATAGAGCAAACTGCGGAACTCGCATGGGGTCTTAAGAATAGCAGTTTCAACTTCCTGTGGGTAGTCCGAGAAACGGAAAAGGATAAACTCCCTAAGAATTTTGTAGAGGAGATATCAGGGAAGGGTCTGGTAGTGAGTTGGTGCCCACAGCTACAAGTCTTGGCTCACAAGGCAGTGGGATGTTTCCTCACTCACTGTGGATGGAATTCGACTCTCGAAGCGTTGAGCTTGGGAGTACCGATGGTGGTATTGCCACACTGGGCTGATCAACCGACGAATGCAAAGTTTGTGGAGGATGTGTGGAAAGTCGGAGTTAGGGTGAATGTGAATAAGAAATCTGGTCTTgcaacaaaagaagaaatagcTGTGCGTATTAAGGAGGTCATGAACAAGGAAAAGGGGATGAAGTTTAAAAAGGCTTCGTTGATTTGGAAGGAATTGGCTAAAGAGGCTGTGGATGAAGGGGGAAGCTCTGATAAGAACATCGAAGAATTTGTGGCAAAAGTTCTATTGatctga